The following are encoded in a window of Deinococcus sedimenti genomic DNA:
- the uvrB gene encoding excinuclease ABC subunit UvrB yields the protein MLKVQSSYTPAGDQPTAIRSLVDGLESGLRFQTLLGATGTGKTYSVAKVIEETQRPALIMAPNKILTAQLASEFREFFPDAAVEFFISYYDYYQPEAYVPGKDLFIEKDASINQEIERLRHSTTRSLLTRRDTIVVASVSCIYGLGDPKEYTALNLILKKGGQVSRDEILGRLVNMQYERNDIEMMPGRFRAKGEMIEVWPAYDEQPLRIELWGDDVERISVVHPLTGDRLADLDATVVYPAKHYVSSAGNIERAIVTIQQELDERLEYFKSTGKLLEAQRLKERTLYDLEMLKVLGYCSGIENYSRHIDGRAAGHTPYTMLDYFPDDFVTFIDESHVTVPQIGGMANGDRARKQTLVDYGFRLPSAMDNRPLNFDEFMSKTGQLVFVSATPGPYEREHSDSVADQIIRPTGLIDPPVGIRPIQGQIEDLLGRVRERSAKGERTLVTTLTKRMSEDLTEYLLEKGVKARYMHSDIDSVERQVIIRDLRLGHYDVLVGINLLREGLDLPEVSLVAILDADKPGFLRSERALIQTIGRAARNVNGEVILYADTVTPAMQFAMDETSRRREKQMAFNEAHGITPTTVIKGVRDVIRGEEQPGEISSASVGGDRDSLTAQLTDLELDMWQASEDLDFERAASLRDQIRAIEAKLQGKEFQQATVPGQKVRRKGRR from the coding sequence ATGCTCAAGGTCCAGTCCAGTTACACGCCCGCCGGTGACCAGCCCACCGCCATCCGCTCGCTGGTGGACGGCTTGGAGTCCGGCCTGCGCTTCCAGACGCTGCTCGGGGCGACCGGCACCGGCAAGACCTACTCGGTGGCGAAGGTGATCGAGGAGACGCAGCGCCCGGCGCTGATCATGGCGCCGAACAAGATCCTCACCGCTCAGCTGGCGTCGGAGTTTCGGGAGTTCTTCCCGGACGCGGCGGTGGAGTTCTTCATCAGTTACTACGATTACTACCAGCCCGAGGCGTACGTGCCGGGGAAGGACCTGTTCATCGAGAAGGACGCGAGTATCAACCAGGAGATCGAGCGGCTGCGGCACTCGACGACGCGCAGCTTGCTGACGCGGCGGGACACGATCGTGGTGGCCAGCGTCAGCTGCATCTACGGTCTGGGCGACCCGAAGGAGTACACGGCACTGAACCTGATCCTGAAGAAGGGCGGACAGGTCAGCCGGGACGAGATCCTGGGCCGGCTGGTGAACATGCAGTACGAACGGAACGACATCGAGATGATGCCGGGCCGGTTCCGCGCGAAGGGCGAGATGATCGAGGTGTGGCCCGCGTACGACGAGCAGCCCCTGCGGATCGAACTGTGGGGGGATGACGTGGAGCGCATCAGCGTGGTGCATCCGCTGACCGGGGACCGGCTGGCGGATCTGGACGCGACCGTGGTGTACCCCGCCAAGCATTACGTGAGCAGCGCGGGGAACATCGAGCGGGCCATCGTGACCATCCAGCAGGAACTGGACGAGCGACTGGAGTACTTCAAGTCCACCGGGAAGCTGCTGGAGGCGCAGCGCCTGAAGGAACGCACCCTGTACGACCTGGAGATGCTCAAGGTCCTGGGGTATTGCTCGGGCATCGAGAACTACTCGCGGCACATCGACGGGCGCGCGGCGGGGCACACGCCGTACACGATGCTGGATTACTTCCCGGACGACTTCGTGACGTTCATCGACGAGTCGCACGTGACGGTCCCGCAGATCGGCGGGATGGCGAACGGCGACCGCGCGCGCAAGCAGACGCTGGTGGACTACGGCTTCCGCCTGCCGTCCGCGATGGACAACCGCCCGCTGAACTTCGACGAGTTCATGAGCAAGACCGGGCAGCTGGTGTTCGTGTCCGCCACGCCCGGCCCGTACGAACGCGAGCACAGCGACTCGGTCGCCGACCAGATCATCCGCCCGACCGGCCTGATCGACCCGCCGGTGGGCATCCGGCCCATCCAGGGGCAGATCGAGGACCTGCTGGGCCGCGTCCGCGAACGCAGCGCGAAGGGCGAACGCACCCTCGTCACGACCCTCACCAAGCGGATGTCGGAGGACCTCACCGAATACCTGCTCGAGAAGGGCGTCAAGGCGCGCTACATGCACAGCGACATCGACAGCGTGGAGCGGCAGGTGATCATCCGCGACCTGCGTCTGGGGCACTACGACGTGCTGGTCGGCATCAACCTGCTGCGCGAGGGCCTCGACCTGCCGGAAGTCTCGCTGGTCGCCATTCTCGACGCGGACAAACCCGGCTTCCTGCGGTCCGAACGCGCCCTGATCCAGACCATCGGCCGCGCCGCCCGCAACGTGAACGGCGAGGTCATCCTGTACGCCGACACCGTCACGCCCGCCATGCAGTTCGCCATGGACGAAACCAGCCGCCGCCGCGAGAAGCAGATGGCCTTCAACGAGGCGCACGGCATCACGCCCACCACCGTCATCAAGGGCGTCCGCGACGTCATCCGCGGCGAGGAACAACCCGGCGAGATCAGCTCCGCGTCGGTCGGCGGCGACCGCGACTCCCTCACCGCGCAGCTCACGGACCTGGAACTCGACATGTGGCAGGCGTCCGAGGATCTGGACTTCGAACGCGCCGCGTCCCTGCGCGACCAGATCCGCGCCATCGAGGCCAAGTTACAGGGCAAGGAATTCCAGCAGGCCACCGTCCCCGGGCAGAAGGTCCGCCGCAAGGGCAGGCGCTGA
- a CDS encoding PadR family transcriptional regulator, protein MPVHNGDLELSLLTLLEGQERYGLDLAKELRSLTGGDLDLNAGTLYPTLHRLEHRGWLQSDTRVSPRGGHPLRYYRLTDAGQRALQAKRDAYHRWHQGLTQRWGTK, encoded by the coding sequence ATGCCTGTCCACAACGGAGATCTGGAACTGTCCCTGCTCACGCTGCTCGAGGGGCAGGAACGGTACGGCCTTGACCTCGCCAAGGAGTTGCGCAGCCTCACGGGCGGGGACCTCGACCTCAACGCCGGGACCCTCTACCCCACCCTGCACCGCCTGGAACACCGGGGCTGGCTTCAGAGCGACACGCGCGTCAGCCCACGGGGCGGTCATCCCCTGCGCTACTACCGCCTGACGGATGCGGGGCAGCGCGCCCTTCAGGCCAAACGGGACGCCTACCACCGCTGGCATCAGGGCCTCACCCAGCGCTGGGGCACGAAGTGA
- a CDS encoding permease prefix domain 1-containing protein, whose translation MRDLERFVRAATRGLPRHDRARVQQELRGNLLERVAEHQISGSAPVEAERLALLEFGSPARLGAGLRRVHLWPRIGLIGGLGSAALALTLVLLPESGAQRVTVTTQGLMDRCQSGRPTPGAQGCSMNRDFWLSLSSLKQQLQAQQAILETTRRTHTSLGPAGEQLTETYLQVRWTEPGRSTGRFEIPLTAEWVDALQRHMDEASARAGWPERPAPLNENVFQRNQDTFLMGSQTLDALLRSSTEPVRIERPLDGPLLHVGRLRLELGRPGQGVSVGSIIEGSVIRALYGTRGLTVFTGAGLLPRQDQAFGAARGFPQQVRVRGGPGDLYVVVRPVTGQGVRGLGLDLVPVAADGLLHFRSQHESVRFTADLTALNQSGESRPAVALLRLGRGVTLTRSELKLPTPEVPGPAPR comes from the coding sequence GTGAGGGACCTTGAACGGTTCGTTCGCGCCGCCACGCGTGGCCTGCCCCGCCACGACCGCGCGCGGGTGCAGCAGGAACTGCGCGGCAATCTCCTGGAACGCGTGGCCGAGCATCAGATCAGCGGGTCCGCACCCGTGGAGGCCGAGCGGCTGGCCCTCCTGGAGTTCGGTTCGCCTGCACGTCTGGGCGCGGGGCTGCGGCGGGTCCACCTCTGGCCCAGAATCGGTCTGATCGGCGGGCTGGGCAGCGCCGCCCTGGCCCTGACGCTGGTCCTGCTGCCTGAATCCGGCGCGCAGCGGGTCACGGTCACCACGCAGGGCCTCATGGACCGCTGCCAGTCCGGTCGCCCCACCCCCGGCGCACAGGGCTGCTCGATGAACCGCGACTTCTGGCTCAGCCTTTCGAGTCTCAAGCAACAACTCCAGGCGCAGCAGGCGATTCTCGAGACGACCCGGCGAACCCACACGAGTCTGGGGCCCGCGGGGGAGCAGCTCACGGAAACGTACCTTCAGGTGCGCTGGACTGAACCAGGCCGGTCCACGGGAAGATTTGAGATCCCACTGACCGCGGAGTGGGTCGATGCCCTGCAGCGGCACATGGATGAGGCCAGTGCGCGGGCCGGCTGGCCAGAGCGTCCCGCGCCGCTCAACGAAAATGTGTTCCAGCGGAATCAGGACACCTTCCTCATGGGCAGCCAGACCCTGGACGCCCTGCTGCGCAGCAGCACCGAGCCGGTGCGGATCGAGCGGCCCCTCGATGGTCCTCTGCTGCACGTGGGCCGGTTACGCCTGGAGCTGGGAAGGCCCGGTCAGGGCGTCAGCGTCGGTTCAATCATCGAGGGCAGCGTCATCCGGGCGCTGTACGGGACGCGCGGGCTCACCGTCTTCACGGGGGCGGGGTTGTTGCCCCGGCAGGATCAGGCGTTCGGTGCCGCCCGCGGGTTCCCCCAGCAGGTCAGGGTTCGGGGTGGGCCGGGTGACCTGTACGTCGTGGTGCGGCCCGTGACCGGGCAGGGCGTGCGTGGCCTCGGACTGGATCTCGTGCCGGTGGCGGCCGACGGGCTGCTGCACTTCCGCTCGCAGCACGAGTCCGTCCGGTTCACAGCGGACCTGACGGCCCTGAATCAGAGTGGTGAGTCCAGACCCGCGGTGGCGCTGCTGAGACTGGGCCGCGGGGTGACCCTCACCCGGTCCGAGTTGAAGTTGCCCACGCCGGAGGTCCCGGGCCCCGCGCCGCGCTGA
- a CDS encoding putative dsRNA-binding protein, with product MNAKGDLIARALSLGLGAPEFEVSSDGPPHQRTFHVMVRIGGEPLGEGGSGRSRKDAERAAADSALRVLDGEPMADTEEVLDEAPAGRWPIYAGVLEAALETAVEFAEEDASLDDVRRDAGRLYRELLLDLGHGPEPL from the coding sequence ATGAACGCGAAAGGTGACCTGATCGCGCGCGCCCTGAGCCTGGGCCTGGGCGCGCCGGAGTTCGAGGTGTCGTCCGACGGTCCGCCCCATCAGCGGACGTTCCACGTGATGGTGCGGATCGGTGGCGAGCCGCTGGGTGAGGGCGGGTCGGGCCGCAGTCGCAAGGACGCCGAGCGGGCGGCGGCGGATTCGGCGCTGCGCGTGCTGGACGGCGAGCCGATGGCGGACACCGAGGAGGTCCTCGACGAGGCCCCTGCGGGGCGCTGGCCGATCTATGCGGGGGTGCTGGAGGCGGCGCTGGAGACGGCCGTGGAGTTCGCCGAGGAGGACGCCTCGCTGGATGACGTGCGCCGCGACGCGGGCCGCCTGTACCGCGAGCTGCTGCTGGACCTGGGGCACGGGCCAGAGCCCCTGTGA
- a CDS encoding HAD family hydrolase, with protein sequence MSSWPWRPAGVLFDMDGVLTANNAFHRQAWQEVALEVLGLTLSEEDLDHKVDGGRNPEIIERLTGSYPDEALAAHFHDAKEGRYRSLAAGALREVAGLSAYLDALDARGIPFALVTSADAVNVAFGMEQLGFGPRFVTRVLGEDVTRGKPHPEPFLLGAQRLGLNAADCLAHEDAVNGVRSAAGAGCRVVALTTTAPESALLAAGAALAAADFTSWPDWLA encoded by the coding sequence GTGAGCAGCTGGCCGTGGCGGCCCGCCGGGGTGCTGTTCGACATGGACGGCGTCCTGACGGCGAACAACGCCTTTCATCGGCAGGCGTGGCAGGAGGTGGCGCTTGAGGTGCTGGGTCTGACCCTCTCGGAGGAGGACCTGGATCACAAGGTGGACGGGGGCCGCAACCCGGAGATCATCGAGCGCCTGACCGGTTCGTACCCGGACGAGGCGCTGGCCGCCCACTTTCACGACGCGAAGGAGGGCCGCTACCGGTCCCTGGCGGCGGGCGCGCTGCGCGAGGTGGCGGGCCTGAGTGCCTACCTGGACGCGCTGGATGCGCGCGGGATTCCGTTCGCGCTGGTCACGAGTGCCGACGCGGTGAACGTGGCGTTCGGCATGGAGCAATTGGGTTTCGGGCCGCGCTTCGTGACGCGGGTGCTGGGCGAGGACGTCACGCGCGGCAAACCTCACCCGGAGCCGTTCCTGCTGGGCGCGCAGCGGCTGGGCCTGAACGCCGCCGACTGTCTGGCGCACGAGGACGCCGTGAACGGGGTGCGCAGCGCGGCCGGGGCGGGCTGCCGGGTGGTGGCCCTGACGACCACCGCGCCGGAATCGGCGCTGCTGGCGGCGGGTGCGGCGCTGGCCGCGGCGGACTTCACGTCCTGGCCCGACTGGCTGGCGTGA
- a CDS encoding YraN family protein gives MKGAQAEDRAAEFLRGLGRVVLARNYRIPGGEIDVVSREPGGTLVFTEVRQRRSARFGSAAESVTPRKLALMQRAALTYLTRELGRDDLPCRLEVLTIDGRPAEGTLSLHAVE, from the coding sequence GTGAAGGGCGCGCAGGCCGAGGACCGCGCCGCCGAGTTCCTGCGCGGGCTGGGGCGAGTGGTGCTGGCCCGCAACTACCGCATTCCCGGCGGGGAGATCGACGTGGTGTCCCGTGAGCCGGGCGGGACGCTGGTGTTCACGGAGGTCCGCCAGCGCCGCTCGGCGCGTTTCGGCAGCGCGGCGGAGTCCGTCACGCCGCGCAAGCTGGCGCTGATGCAGCGCGCCGCGCTGACGTACCTGACGCGCGAACTGGGCCGCGACGACCTGCCGTGCCGGCTGGAGGTGCTGACCATCGACGGCAGGCCCGCTGAGGGCACGCTGAGCCTGCACGCGGTCGAGTGA
- the folK gene encoding 2-amino-4-hydroxy-6-hydroxymethyldihydropteridine diphosphokinase, producing MSAPQTAAFIALGANLGDPLTTLRWAVTELRTLGTVKALSRLYRTAPVGGPAGQPDYLNAALCLHTPLGAHDLLAGLHDIEARAERTRTERWEARTLDLDLILHGTLISDDPALHLPHPHAWDRAFVLAPLSDLHPHLPHPITGETVSAALARSDRGGVQAHIDDWFNDWD from the coding sequence GTGAGCGCCCCGCAGACCGCCGCGTTCATCGCGCTGGGCGCCAACCTGGGCGACCCCCTGACCACCCTGCGCTGGGCCGTGACCGAACTGCGCACCCTGGGCACCGTGAAGGCCCTGTCCCGGCTGTACCGCACCGCCCCCGTCGGCGGGCCCGCCGGGCAGCCCGACTACCTGAACGCCGCCCTCTGCCTGCACACCCCGCTGGGCGCCCACGACCTCCTGGCGGGCCTGCACGACATCGAGGCCCGCGCCGAACGCACCCGCACCGAACGCTGGGAGGCCCGCACCCTGGATCTCGACCTGATCCTGCACGGCACCCTGATCAGCGACGACCCCGCCCTGCACCTGCCCCACCCGCACGCCTGGGACCGCGCGTTCGTGCTGGCCCCCCTGAGCGACCTGCACCCCCACCTCCCGCACCCCATCACGGGCGAGACCGTCAGCGCCGCCCTGGCCCGCAGCGACCGCGGGGGCGTGCAGGCGCACATCGACGACTGGTTCAACGACTGGGATTGA